A genomic segment from Patescibacteria group bacterium encodes:
- a CDS encoding methionyl-tRNA formyltransferase encodes MDDHRIVFFGTNDVGVPVLEHLIDAGYDLVAVVTKPDAPSGRGRELTAPEVKTIAEKAGIPVLQPELLDDDFVEELRDLSPTVGILVSYGKIIPEEVLDLFEPGIINIHPSLLPKYRGSSPIEQAILNGDKETGVSLMLLDEGMDTGPVYLTVKAPLTGTETKPKLYDQLSQLGAITLVEHLEDILGGDLSATPQDDQEATIAPRISKQDGLIDWSKPATQLEREVRAYLGWPGSRTTLFDRDVTVTAASVEEDSDTSLAPGEAKPVYGSIEVGTGNGILKIERLQPVGKKEMTAAEFLRGLRL; translated from the coding sequence ATGGATGACCACCGAATCGTCTTTTTTGGCACCAACGACGTTGGCGTTCCGGTTTTGGAGCACCTCATCGACGCCGGCTATGATCTGGTAGCGGTTGTTACTAAGCCCGATGCGCCCAGCGGCCGCGGACGCGAGCTAACCGCCCCCGAAGTTAAAACCATTGCCGAAAAAGCCGGCATTCCGGTGCTCCAACCAGAGCTGCTGGATGATGATTTTGTGGAAGAGCTCCGAGACCTTAGCCCGACCGTTGGCATCTTGGTGTCCTATGGCAAGATCATCCCCGAAGAGGTGCTCGACCTATTTGAACCTGGCATTATCAACATTCACCCCTCGTTACTGCCTAAGTACCGTGGCTCCTCCCCCATTGAGCAAGCCATTTTAAACGGTGATAAAGAGACCGGTGTCAGCTTAATGCTCCTCGATGAGGGCATGGACACCGGTCCGGTTTATTTAACCGTTAAAGCTCCATTAACTGGGACCGAAACCAAACCCAAGCTATACGACCAGCTTAGTCAGCTCGGTGCTATTACCCTAGTCGAGCACCTCGAGGACATTTTGGGCGGTGATTTGTCGGCCACCCCGCAAGATGACCAAGAGGCCACCATCGCCCCGCGCATCAGCAAGCAAGACGGCTTGATCGACTGGAGTAAACCAGCTACCCAACTGGAACGCGAGGTTCGAGCTTACCTGGGCTGGCCCGGCAGCCGCACCACTCTGTTTGACCGCGATGTGACCGTAACGGCAGCAAGTGTTGAGGAAGATAGCGATACCAGCCTGGCTCCCGGTGAGGCCAAGCCGGTTTATGGCAGCATCGAGGTCGGTACTGGCAACGGTATACTCAAAATTGAACGCTTACAGCCAGTTGGCAAAAAAGAAATGACCGCGGCAGAGTTCCTGCGCGGCCTTCGTTTGTAG
- a CDS encoding ABC transporter ATP-binding protein, giving the protein MKNIIKVFGYVRHIKRYMIILALLGLGMSLLNVIQPYIFKVIVDELVRSTSDPSFTPQIIWYLLGGLLVLRIFSSVINYFNNIYGNTVYLGFVKDLRQTILAHVTKLSIDYFEKSRTGAVMQRATGNSAEIANWFYNSASNILGQILSTLLALSLIFFVSWPAGLLVLVGAVLFYSQQIPVMRKYRPIGTQMQKAMERSQGYVQETIAHIATVRSFGGESGALKRHLEALTEWGDLLIKRDSAMERNVLLRQFTISLTLVGAVAIVAYGAVNGYHTTGDILLISLYVQQISGSLWPLGRFYLSVHETDITAERIVEMLETPPTVVDAPNAKELTEITTVEFKNVSFKYPGKRKLTLNKVSFKVEPGQTLALVGPSGTGKTTVTKLLLRFYDVSDGAILINGTDIREFTQESLRRHMGVVMQDVALFNDTVEANLQLARPEATSAEVRAAAKQAHASVFINKLSEKYQTLVGERGVKLSGGEKQRVAIARAILKQPQLIILDEATSALDSESEQQVQAGLQELMQDRTAIVIAHRLSTIMGADQIVVMKDGAVAETGNHDSLSAKQDGLYAKLVSLQRKGFVKG; this is encoded by the coding sequence ATGAAAAATATTATAAAAGTCTTTGGCTACGTTCGGCACATCAAGCGCTACATGATCATACTGGCTCTACTTGGCCTCGGAATGTCGCTGCTTAACGTTATTCAGCCTTATATATTTAAGGTAATTGTTGATGAGCTTGTTCGTTCAACTAGTGACCCTAGCTTTACCCCTCAAATAATTTGGTACTTGCTTGGCGGACTGTTGGTGTTGCGCATTTTTTCTTCGGTAATAAACTACTTTAATAACATCTACGGCAACACTGTCTACCTTGGTTTTGTAAAAGATTTACGCCAAACTATTTTAGCTCACGTTACCAAGCTATCAATTGACTACTTCGAAAAAAGCCGCACCGGAGCAGTTATGCAGCGAGCTACCGGCAACTCCGCTGAGATCGCCAATTGGTTCTACAACAGCGCCAGCAACATACTTGGGCAGATTTTAAGCACACTATTAGCTCTGTCTTTGATATTTTTTGTAAGCTGGCCGGCTGGCTTACTGGTTCTGGTGGGGGCAGTCTTGTTCTACAGTCAGCAAATACCAGTCATGCGTAAATACCGGCCAATCGGCACTCAAATGCAAAAGGCTATGGAGCGGTCACAGGGATACGTTCAAGAAACTATAGCTCATATCGCAACGGTTCGTAGTTTTGGCGGCGAGTCAGGGGCGCTTAAGAGGCACCTTGAGGCTCTCACTGAATGGGGAGATCTATTAATAAAGCGTGACTCCGCCATGGAGCGCAACGTACTCCTAAGACAGTTTACGATTAGTCTAACTCTGGTTGGAGCGGTAGCAATTGTGGCTTATGGCGCCGTTAACGGCTACCACACAACCGGTGACATCCTCCTCATCTCTTTATATGTGCAGCAGATTAGCGGCAGCTTATGGCCACTTGGCCGCTTTTACCTTAGCGTACACGAAACCGATATCACCGCGGAGCGCATCGTTGAAATGCTAGAAACTCCACCAACCGTGGTGGATGCTCCAAACGCCAAGGAATTGACTGAGATTACAACCGTCGAGTTCAAGAATGTTAGCTTTAAGTACCCGGGCAAGCGCAAGCTCACCCTAAACAAGGTTTCGTTTAAGGTTGAGCCGGGCCAGACGCTAGCCCTGGTGGGCCCGAGCGGTACCGGCAAGACAACCGTGACTAAGTTGCTGCTGCGCTTTTACGATGTGAGCGATGGCGCGATTTTAATTAACGGCACAGATATCCGTGAGTTTACTCAAGAGTCACTGCGGCGCCACATGGGCGTGGTCATGCAAGACGTGGCCCTGTTTAACGACACGGTTGAGGCCAACCTGCAGCTGGCACGGCCGGAGGCGACCTCGGCGGAAGTGCGAGCGGCGGCCAAGCAGGCTCATGCCAGCGTGTTCATTAATAAGCTGAGTGAGAAATACCAGACGCTGGTTGGCGAACGCGGGGTTAAGCTGAGTGGTGGCGAGAAGCAGCGGGTGGCGATTGCTCGCGCCATATTAAAGCAGCCGCAGTTGATTATTTTGGATGAGGCGACCAGCGCACTGGACAGCGAGAGCGAACAGCAGGTACAAGCCGGCTTGCAGGAGCTGATGCAGGATCGGACCGCGATTGTGATCGCTCACCGCTTGAGCACCATTATGGGTGCTGATCAGATTGTGGTGATGAAGGACGGTGCGGTGGCTGAGACCGGCAATCACGACAGCCTGTCGGCGAAGCAGGATGGTCTATACGCCAAGCTGGTCAGCCTGCAGCGCAAAGGGTTCGTAAAAGGCTGA
- a CDS encoding NYN domain-containing protein, which produces MSKTLLIVDAPNINSTVASFLSVVYRQQGYIPKSYELPHYEALIAYWSRPESELIAWLMANVNPGQAESRWLACARNGGFSVITKPRSVVNGEVDFDINPSDIDEEMVARFKQTLWNEPLDRVIVVSHDGKRWRTLLMLARQLGFNVIVMGFREASEWQTVGASSNLWTFVDLRRVSGFIDAPLPEVPPIRQPIQLLDQMEQLLWPPEHSA; this is translated from the coding sequence GTGAGCAAAACCCTGCTCATCGTTGACGCCCCAAACATCAATTCAACCGTGGCTAGCTTCCTGAGTGTTGTGTACCGGCAGCAGGGCTACATCCCGAAATCGTATGAACTACCTCACTACGAAGCGCTCATCGCTTATTGGTCACGACCGGAGTCTGAACTCATAGCCTGGTTGATGGCCAATGTTAATCCAGGCCAGGCTGAAAGTCGCTGGCTCGCCTGTGCACGCAACGGAGGCTTTAGCGTAATCACTAAGCCCAGATCCGTGGTCAACGGAGAGGTCGACTTCGATATAAATCCATCGGATATTGACGAAGAAATGGTAGCTCGCTTCAAGCAAACGCTTTGGAACGAACCGCTAGATCGAGTGATCGTGGTCTCCCACGACGGCAAGCGATGGCGAACGCTGTTAATGCTTGCTCGGCAGCTCGGCTTTAATGTCATCGTCATGGGGTTTCGCGAAGCCTCAGAGTGGCAAACGGTTGGTGCCTCCAGCAATCTCTGGACCTTTGTCGACCTACGTCGAGTCTCTGGCTTCATCGACGCACCGCTCCCCGAGGTACCGCCCATTCGCCAGCCCATACAGCTCCTAGATCAGATGGAGCAGCTCCTCTGGCCTCCCGAGCACTCCGCTTAA
- the rbfA gene encoding 30S ribosome-binding factor RbfA codes for MSQRTDKVASLVQQLVAAELREQLAAPQLSVTTVDVSPDLRQATVWLSVIADSEEEQEALMRRAVGARSQIQRAVAARMTTKFVPRIHFKHDGSGQYAEHIARIMNDL; via the coding sequence ATGAGTCAACGTACCGACAAAGTCGCTAGCTTGGTGCAACAGCTGGTTGCCGCCGAACTTCGAGAGCAGCTAGCCGCCCCGCAGCTGAGCGTTACCACCGTTGATGTCTCGCCGGACCTGCGCCAGGCAACGGTTTGGTTGAGCGTGATTGCCGACTCCGAGGAAGAGCAAGAGGCCTTGATGCGCCGTGCGGTTGGCGCTCGCAGCCAGATCCAACGGGCGGTAGCGGCCCGCATGACCACTAAGTTTGTGCCACGCATCCACTTTAAACATGATGGCAGCGGCCAATACGCCGAGCACATCGCTCGGATCATGAATGATTTATAG
- a CDS encoding translation initiation factor IF-2 — MSETTTTKQIEIAPIIGVGEFAGKLGVPVTSVIAELMKNGVMATINEQIDFDTAAIIGSDLGFEVKAEAVTQDGPAEGATKLAKGEGETRPPVVAVMGHVDHGKTSLLDAIRQTNVVSGESGGITQHIGAYQIKRKDRWITFLDTPGHEAFSAIRAHGARLTDVAIIVVAADDGVKPQTKEAIRHAKEAGVQIVIAINKIDKPGADPNRVRQELSELELVPEEWGGKTVMVDVSAKAGTNIDKLLDVVLLVADLEELRARPSGPSEGVVIESHLETGRGPVATILVQHGNLAVGDYIVSGSTYAKVRSLGDYRGKKLKGADPGMPAVVTGFKAVPDFGNVFYAVADEKTARDRSVANQRQNSIKSMVRVKSIDASDLTEAISAGKIKELNVVVKADVQGSLESLITSLGDLKNDEVAVKVVSQGIGDISESDINFAATAGALVMGFNVSIGSAVKQLANREKVQIRLYKVIYELLDDVRTALTQMLAPEVIELPVGELKVLGVFKTTKAEVICGGEVLTGKVEPDVQVRVKRDKEVIATGRITNVQKEQNKVKQVVEGEQCGLNVAINTKIEVDDRLEFFTTETRQRTL; from the coding sequence ATGTCCGAAACAACCACAACCAAGCAAATTGAGATTGCCCCAATTATTGGGGTGGGTGAGTTTGCCGGTAAGTTGGGAGTCCCGGTAACCAGCGTTATTGCCGAGCTAATGAAGAACGGCGTTATGGCTACCATCAATGAGCAGATCGATTTTGATACCGCCGCCATTATTGGCTCCGACCTTGGTTTTGAGGTTAAGGCCGAAGCGGTGACTCAGGATGGCCCGGCCGAGGGAGCTACCAAGCTGGCCAAGGGCGAGGGCGAGACTCGTCCACCGGTTGTTGCAGTTATGGGTCATGTCGACCACGGTAAAACCTCGCTGCTTGACGCTATTCGCCAAACCAACGTTGTATCCGGTGAGTCGGGCGGCATTACTCAGCACATTGGTGCCTACCAGATTAAGCGCAAGGACCGCTGGATTACCTTTTTGGACACTCCGGGTCACGAAGCCTTTTCGGCCATTCGTGCTCACGGCGCCCGTTTAACCGATGTGGCCATTATTGTGGTGGCGGCCGATGACGGCGTAAAGCCGCAAACCAAAGAGGCGATTCGTCACGCTAAAGAGGCTGGCGTTCAGATCGTAATTGCAATTAACAAGATTGATAAGCCGGGCGCAGACCCCAACCGAGTACGCCAGGAGCTGAGCGAGTTAGAGCTGGTGCCCGAAGAGTGGGGCGGTAAGACCGTAATGGTTGATGTTTCGGCCAAAGCCGGTACCAACATCGACAAGCTGCTTGATGTGGTGCTACTGGTAGCCGACCTGGAGGAGCTGCGGGCTCGCCCGAGCGGCCCATCTGAAGGTGTGGTAATCGAGTCGCACCTCGAGACCGGTCGTGGTCCGGTGGCCACCATTCTGGTCCAGCACGGCAACTTGGCGGTTGGCGACTACATCGTTAGTGGCAGCACCTACGCCAAGGTTCGCAGCTTGGGTGACTACCGGGGCAAGAAGCTCAAGGGAGCCGATCCGGGTATGCCGGCGGTGGTGACCGGATTTAAAGCGGTGCCAGACTTTGGTAACGTCTTTTACGCTGTGGCCGACGAAAAAACCGCCCGCGATCGTAGCGTCGCCAACCAGCGCCAAAACTCAATTAAGAGCATGGTGCGAGTTAAAAGCATTGATGCCAGTGATTTAACCGAGGCCATTAGCGCCGGCAAAATTAAGGAGCTCAACGTGGTGGTAAAGGCCGACGTTCAGGGTTCGCTGGAGTCGCTTATTACCAGCTTGGGTGATCTTAAAAACGATGAGGTCGCGGTCAAAGTGGTTAGCCAGGGCATTGGCGACATTAGTGAATCCGACATTAATTTTGCCGCAACCGCGGGCGCTCTAGTAATGGGCTTTAACGTCTCAATTGGTTCGGCGGTTAAGCAGTTGGCTAATCGCGAAAAGGTTCAGATTCGTCTATATAAAGTTATTTACGAGCTACTTGATGACGTCCGCACCGCTCTAACCCAAATGCTGGCACCGGAGGTGATTGAGCTACCGGTCGGCGAACTCAAGGTTTTGGGTGTGTTTAAGACCACCAAGGCCGAGGTTATTTGTGGTGGTGAGGTGCTCACCGGTAAGGTTGAGCCAGACGTACAGGTGCGCGTAAAGCGCGACAAAGAGGTGATTGCCACCGGTCGCATAACCAACGTCCAAAAAGAGCAAAACAAGGTTAAGCAGGTGGTTGAAGGTGAGCAGTGTGGCTTGAACGTGGCGATTAACACCAAAATTGAAGTCGACGATCGTCTCGAGTTCTTTACCACCGAGACTCGCCAGCGTACTCTGTAG
- a CDS encoding DUF448 domain-containing protein produces MAEPQRSCRVCRTKRPQAQLQRWVRQGGTVLADTQTTGHQPGRGFYTCSSACANKLPAIIGQNRR; encoded by the coding sequence GTGGCGGAGCCGCAGCGTAGCTGTCGAGTCTGCCGGACCAAGCGTCCTCAAGCGCAGCTGCAGCGCTGGGTGCGTCAGGGTGGCACGGTTTTAGCCGACACTCAAACCACCGGCCATCAGCCGGGGCGCGGGTTTTACACTTGCAGCAGCGCTTGCGCTAACAAACTACCGGCCATAATTGGCCAGAATCGAAGGTGA
- a CDS encoding S1 RNA-binding domain-containing protein, whose amino-acid sequence MEELLADHSVPAMSSGDVIEGSIIAADKHEIWLDLGPRGTGLVIGREIEQAGNLQPGDTISAGVIEPESDDGYAILSLKKVAKEKGWEALQQRLDSGEVFPVSPFDANKGGLLIEVEGIRGFLPVSQLSAENYPRVSGADRDEIHNRLTGLVGKPLQVRVLDLDRRDNKLIVSEKAARREDTESKVALMKVGTTVKGVVTGVVDFGIFVNVEGVEGLVHISEIAWDRVDSPAKYVKVGQEIEAKIISIDRDKLSLSMKQLQDDPWANEVKGLKVGSEVEGTITRITPFGAFVQVTPVVEALVHISELSTEHVEDPTKLVKVGEKKKFRIIAIDPEAHKLSLSLKPATATKAASDKE is encoded by the coding sequence ATGGAGGAGCTGCTCGCTGATCATAGCGTTCCGGCAATGTCGTCCGGCGATGTGATTGAAGGCAGCATTATCGCTGCTGATAAGCACGAGATCTGGCTAGATCTCGGTCCGCGCGGTACCGGTCTGGTGATCGGTCGCGAAATTGAGCAGGCCGGCAACCTTCAGCCTGGCGACACCATTAGCGCCGGCGTTATTGAGCCGGAGAGCGATGATGGCTACGCCATCCTCAGCCTTAAGAAGGTAGCTAAAGAAAAGGGATGGGAGGCGTTACAGCAACGTCTAGATAGCGGCGAGGTGTTCCCAGTCAGCCCATTTGACGCCAACAAGGGAGGCCTTTTAATTGAGGTTGAAGGCATTCGTGGCTTCTTGCCGGTGTCGCAGCTAAGCGCCGAAAACTACCCCCGTGTATCTGGTGCCGATCGCGATGAGATTCACAACCGCCTAACCGGGCTGGTTGGTAAGCCGCTTCAGGTACGTGTGCTCGACTTGGATCGTCGCGACAACAAGTTGATCGTATCCGAAAAAGCCGCCCGCCGCGAAGACACCGAGAGCAAAGTCGCTCTAATGAAGGTTGGCACCACCGTTAAGGGTGTGGTCACCGGTGTGGTTGACTTTGGTATCTTCGTCAACGTCGAAGGCGTCGAAGGGCTGGTTCACATCTCCGAGATTGCCTGGGATCGAGTCGATAGTCCGGCCAAGTACGTTAAGGTTGGCCAGGAGATCGAGGCCAAGATTATCTCGATTGACCGCGACAAGCTCAGCTTGAGCATGAAGCAGCTGCAGGACGATCCCTGGGCTAACGAGGTTAAGGGCCTAAAAGTCGGCTCTGAGGTTGAGGGTACCATCACTCGAATTACTCCGTTTGGGGCTTTTGTCCAGGTGACACCAGTGGTTGAGGCGCTGGTTCACATCTCCGAGCTCAGCACCGAGCACGTTGAGGACCCAACCAAGCTGGTTAAGGTGGGCGAAAAGAAGAAGTTCCGCATTATTGCCATCGACCCCGAGGCCCACAAGCTCAGCCTCAGTCTTAAGCCAGCTACTGCTACTAAAGCCGCTAGCGATAAGGAGTAG
- a CDS encoding ROK family protein translates to MILLTAAASLVSLISARSIKPVAHKNNKKSHQYVKMGSGENRKYKEVSTHICLPLWAPSQPTDEIMADNNIMTAPCQRMVACLNLKRYTRTMYIGVDIGGSKILVVAGNAKHQILRQQKIKTPEDGHQGVIEIIHLIEQVAAGDEIKSIIVASAGPLDFKNGCIRESSPNMHGWRGTKLIEPIKNHFKRPTELVADTAAAAVTEATIGAAKGEEFVLYVTISTGVGAALVAGGEAYQGVTGIEAGHIIIDPDGPPCGCGGRGHFEAMVSGKAIKKKYGLFGYQITDPKIWDEIAATMALGFHSLIVSYSPSVIVIGGGVGVHYAKFHDFLMKHLAELHPLYPLPEIRQAKYIETAVAYGALILAAQHYSS, encoded by the coding sequence ATGATCCTCCTTACAGCGGCCGCCTCGCTTGTCTCACTAATATCTGCCCGCAGTATAAAACCGGTGGCCCATAAAAACAACAAAAAATCTCACCAATACGTCAAGATGGGGTCCGGAGAAAACAGGAAATACAAGGAGGTGAGCACTCATATATGCCTGCCACTCTGGGCCCCATCTCAACCTACTGATGAGATAATGGCAGATAATAACATAATGACCGCACCTTGTCAAAGGATGGTGGCCTGTCTCAACCTTAAGCGTTATACTAGAACCATGTATATTGGCGTAGATATTGGCGGCTCAAAGATCTTGGTGGTGGCAGGAAATGCCAAGCACCAGATCCTGCGCCAACAAAAAATAAAAACCCCCGAAGACGGGCATCAGGGTGTAATTGAGATTATCCACTTAATCGAGCAGGTTGCCGCCGGCGATGAGATTAAAAGCATCATTGTGGCTTCGGCCGGGCCCCTCGACTTTAAGAATGGCTGTATTCGCGAGAGCTCACCCAACATGCATGGCTGGCGTGGCACTAAGCTGATTGAACCAATCAAGAACCACTTCAAGCGCCCCACCGAGCTGGTGGCCGATACCGCGGCGGCGGCGGTTACTGAAGCCACCATTGGCGCCGCCAAAGGCGAGGAGTTTGTTTTGTATGTCACCATCAGCACCGGGGTTGGAGCGGCGTTAGTAGCCGGCGGCGAGGCCTACCAGGGCGTAACCGGTATTGAGGCTGGTCATATTATTATCGACCCGGACGGTCCGCCTTGCGGCTGCGGCGGGCGCGGTCACTTTGAGGCCATGGTTAGCGGCAAAGCCATCAAAAAGAAGTACGGTTTGTTTGGCTACCAGATTACCGACCCTAAGATCTGGGATGAAATTGCGGCCACCATGGCACTCGGATTTCACAGCTTAATCGTCAGCTACTCCCCTTCCGTCATAGTGATTGGCGGTGGAGTTGGGGTTCACTACGCCAAGTTTCATGACTTTTTAATGAAGCATTTGGCCGAGCTACATCCACTCTATCCTCTACCAGAAATCCGCCAGGCCAAGTACATTGAAACTGCGGTGGCCTACGGTGCCCTAATTTTGGCAGCGCAGCATTACAGTAGCTAG
- a CDS encoding TrmH family RNA methyltransferase translates to MTQLILILDDLRSTANVGSILRSADSFAVELVYACGSTPYPRLVKDERDPVVINRNSRAIARAALGAEQTVRVEHIDSSIAAIEACRQNGWTIIGLEQDANATPMHQFKPPQKTALVVGAEVTGLSQATKMACDQLVEIAQFGSKESLNVAVATGIALYRLRSESV, encoded by the coding sequence ATGACTCAACTGATATTAATTTTAGATGATTTGCGCAGCACCGCTAACGTTGGCTCCATCCTTCGTAGTGCCGATAGCTTTGCGGTTGAGCTAGTCTATGCCTGCGGCTCTACTCCTTATCCACGGCTGGTTAAAGATGAGCGTGACCCGGTGGTTATCAATCGCAATAGCCGAGCAATTGCTCGAGCCGCGTTGGGCGCCGAACAGACCGTTAGGGTTGAACACATCGATAGCTCAATCGCCGCTATTGAGGCGTGTCGCCAAAATGGCTGGACAATAATTGGGCTCGAACAAGACGCAAATGCCACTCCAATGCACCAATTTAAGCCGCCTCAAAAAACTGCGCTGGTAGTGGGTGCGGAGGTCACCGGTTTGAGCCAAGCCACCAAAATGGCCTGCGACCAGCTAGTTGAGATCGCTCAATTCGGTAGTAAAGAGTCGCTCAACGTAGCGGTGGCTACCGGCATCGCCTTGTACCGGCTACGTTCAGAATCTGTCTGA